One stretch of Armigeres subalbatus isolate Guangzhou_Male chromosome 2, GZ_Asu_2, whole genome shotgun sequence DNA includes these proteins:
- the LOC134209381 gene encoding uncharacterized protein LOC134209381 — protein MIDDRLNFNSHVDYACEKATKAITALTRIMSNSSAVSSSKRRLMASESTSIFRGGAPVLAAAVITRGNLIRLNSAYRLMAMSIASAYRTISIDAVCAIVGMTPINIVLEEDCECYNCYRLRGTVGARMVARADSMRKWQLAWNSSSKGRWTYRLIPNLSLWVDRKHGEVNFFLTQFRLGHGCFRKYLHRFGHAESPLCPACPNCEETLSTCSSTVLDSGQSEVCSQ, from the coding sequence atgatcgacgaccggctcAATTTCAATAGTCACGTCGATTATGCTTGCGAGAAGGCAACTAAAGCGATCACTGCGTTGACCAGAATCATGTCAAACAGTTCTGCGGTTAGTAGCAGTAAAAGAAGACTCATGGCCAGCGAATCTACGTCAATATTTAGAGGCGGAGCTCCCGTCTTGGCAGCTGCTGTAATTACGAGGGGAAATCTGATTCGGCTCAATAGCGCCTATAGGCTGATGGCCATGAGCATAGCAAGTGCCTATCGTACCATATCGATTGATGCGGTCTGTGCCATAGTAGGAATGACCCCCATTAACATTGTATTGGAGGAGGACTGTGAGTGCTACAACTGCTACAGACTGCGAGGAACGGTTGGTGCTCGCATGGTTGCGAGAGCCGATTCGATGAGGAAGTGGCAGCTGGCTTGGAACAGTAGttcgaaaggaaggtggacATATCGGCTCATTCCGAATCTGTCGTTGTGGGTGGACAGAAAACACGGGGAAGTAAACTTCTTCCTGACACAATTCCGGTTGGGCCATGGATGTTTTCGGAAGTATCTGCACAGATTCGGACACGCAGAGTCCCCCCTTTGCCCGGCCTGCCCGAACTGCGAGGAGACACTGAGCACGTGTTCTTCGACTGTCCTCGATTCAGGACAGAGCGAAGTGTGCTCTCAGTAG